The window TGTTCAAATTCCATGGTGAATGGCTCATATACATTCTGAAGCTGCTTGGTCGGTACGCTAAACCTTAGCAGATCTTTACTTTCGTCGTATCGATAAGCTCCCCACTGGCCTGGCTCACGGTTTACTATAATTGTCCATTTATCCTTTTCAGGAATGGTAAAAAGGGTATAGGTACCTGCCGGAATACGATTTCCTGCAAGCATGATATCGCCGGTAGTGGTAAGCTCTGTGGCTTCGTTGGCACCTGTGCGCCATACTTTGTCGAAAGGTACCAGCTCGCCAAATATATTACGGCCGCGCTTCTGTGGACGTCCGTAAGTGATTTTCACATAGGTATCTTCCGGTGACTTGAAAGTAATCATTTCCAGCGGGCTGGGTCTTAGCTTCAGGGCTTCCTGAGCCAATACCTCCTGACCAAGTAAGCATAGCAGCAGAGGCAGCAGGGTGTAAAAAAACGTTTTCTTTATCATCTCTCTTTATAGTTTTGTGTTACTTTACAGCTTCTGAGCAAAGTAAGTAAAATTTTTCATCTGCAAAAACATGCTATGAGCCGTCCTGCTTTCGACGATATATTTATGGAGCTGGCTGTAAATCTGGCCAAGCGATCCCATTGTGTAAAGCGGCATGTGGGGGCAGTGCTGGCAAAAGATACCCGCATTATCTCCATCGGGTACAATGGCCCACCGGCGGGCACCCATAACTGCGATGAAGAATGGCCCGAGACCGGCTGTGCCCGCGACAGAAAGGGGAGCTGCACGCTGGCCCTCCATGCAGAACAAAATGCCATTATCTATGCCGTAAAGAATAGTGCCAATGTAGAGGATGCAACCCTCTACGTTACCCTGGCGCCCTGCCTGGCCTGTGCCCGTATCATTTACAGCACCGGCATCAGTAAGGTGGTATACCTGCATTCTTATGCCGAGTACAAAGGGATTGAATTAGAAGAAGGCGTAGACTTTTTGCAGCGCTTTGGGGTACAGGTTGAACGCTACCAGGGCAATCTTAGCAACGTCACTCATATGATTTAGCTTCTTTTATTAATAAGAAGGGTAAACTTTATGATCTATATTCATAAAGCCGCCCTTTTCTGTTGCTTTAAAGCCAAAGTTTCTCTGGTAATTGCTAGCGGTCCAGTACCAGGGTAAGCTGGTCATTTTTACCATCTACGCTGATTTGCAGGCTTAGTCTGAGTTCGCCATTGCTGCCGGAATAAACGCCCTGGTACATGCTGCCACCACGGCTTATGCTGCGGGTACCGCTAAAGCGGGCCTTCATGCCATAATAATCAACCTCCTGGCTGGGTACTTCCATCACCATATCATTGTCGATGCGCTGCAGCTTTTCTGCATTGAAGGTTACACCATCCTGCAGGCCTATGCGTATGCTGCTGTTCCCCTTTTTTGCAATAATGGCAGTACCTGAACCAGTGGCGGTGCTGCCTTTATAGGTGGTGTAGGAGTAAGTGCCGGTGATCATGGAGCTGAAATCAGGAGATATTTCGTCCTTTTCATCAGGAGATGAACAACTAACGGCCAGTACAAGCACAAAGCAGCAGGTGAAAAATAAATTGATGTAACGCATAGTGGTGTTTTTTAAGTTGAATGTTGCAGCTATGGAGCCACCGGGAAAAGAATACCAAGCATCGTGCCAGACTAATCTTGCACCAAATGCTACCGGGGCTGCCTTTCCGGCATTGTTAATCCTGCAGGCAAATGCCACAACTTTTAAACGAAGAATCCCTGCGGCAGAGACAGGGATTCCTGATTTAAATTATGAACTGAAAGCAGGGCTGAAAAGCTTTTTTGAGCAGTAGGTGCATTGCTTTTGCATCGGTCAAAAGCTGATTATTAAATAAAATTAACTTCAGTTTCCAGCTCAATACCAAACTTCTTTTCTACTGAAGCCTGAATATCTTCTGCAAGCTGTTTAAGATCGGCACCCCTGGCGCCACCGTAATTCACCAGCACCAGCGCCTGCTTTTCATGTACGCCAATATTTCCACGCCGATGCCCTTTCCAGCCACTTTGTTCTATCAACCAGCCTGCAGGTACTTTTACAGTTTCGTCGGGCTGTGGGTAGTGGGGCATGCTGGGATATTGCTGCTGAAGTGCTGCAAACTGCTCCTGCCCGATAACCGGATTTTTAAAGAAGCTGCCTGCATTGCCGATTTGTTTAGGATCGGGCAGTTTGCTCT of the Flammeovirgaceae bacterium 311 genome contains:
- a CDS encoding cmp/dcmp deaminase zinc-binding protein (COG2131 Deoxycytidylate deaminase), with translation MSRPAFDDIFMELAVNLAKRSHCVKRHVGAVLAKDTRIISIGYNGPPAGTHNCDEEWPETGCARDRKGSCTLALHAEQNAIIYAVKNSANVEDATLYVTLAPCLACARIIYSTGISKVVYLHSYAEYKGIELEEGVDFLQRFGVQVERYQGNLSNVTHMI